From the genome of Candidatus Parvarchaeota archaeon:
CTCAATGTTCTGCTTTAGGACATAGAAAATGTTGGTGTTTAGGACTGCGGCGTCCTGTATTGAGCCAAGAAGCGCCATTGGGGCAGTGAACAGCTCAATTCCGGCAAGGCTTGTTGCGGCCGCCTGCCTTGAAAAAAGCTCAAGTGGGGCAGGGCGCTGCTCTTGTTGCAAAAAGGCTCGGGTGTTAAAAGCTTGGGCGGCAGTCGCGTCTTGCTTGTGGATTTCCTGAAACTGATTTGCAGCGCCCTTTTTATTGGGGGAATGCGCAGGCACGCTGGAGCCGCAGGGTTGCTGTGGCGGGCACTGGTGACTGGCTTTGGAGACTGGATGGAGTCTGTTGGGCTGGCAGTGGGTTGTTTGGTTTTCTTGCGCCAAAGAATGTCTGTGATGCATAATTTAGTTTGGTAGAGGGCTGTTTTAATAGTTAGTGAGGTGCTTGAGCAAAACAGCGAAAAAAAGATTCGGGCATGAGTATCAGGCTGCAACAAGCTCGGAGGCTATTTCATCTGGATTGAACTTTTTCAGGTCCGAGTATGACTGGCCTGTGCCCACAAAAATCACAGGGACTCCGGTTGCCTTTGTTATGGAAATTGCGCAGCCGCCTTTTGGGTCGCAATCAAGTTTTGTCAGGATTACTGCATCAAGGCCAATTGCCTGATTGAATGCCCCGACCTGGGCCACAACCGAATTGCCTGCAAGCGACTCACCGATGTAGATTTTTGCGTCAGGGCTTGCTATCCTGACGATTTTTTTCAGCTCTGCAAGAAGGTTTGCGTTTGTGTCCTGCCTGCCTGAGCTGTCAATCAGGACCGCATCAATGCCATGGCCCTGGGCGTATTTTATTGCATCAAATGCTACTGACGCCGGGTCGGCGCCGTATTGGCTTTTGACTGCGTGTATGCCGAGCCTGCCTGCATGAACCTCAAGCTGTTCTATTGCAGCCGCCCTAAATGTGTCTGCGGCGGCAAAGACGCAGGAAAGGCCAGCTGCCTGGAAAGCCTTTGCAAGTTTTGCCATGGTAGTTGTTTTGCCAGCCCCATTTGGCCCGACAAAAAGGATTTTATATGGTTTTTTGGCACCCTTTGCAGACTCCATAAGGTCGAAGCTGCACTGAGGGGTCATTGTTTTTACAAGAACTTCCCTTATGATTGACTGTATTGAGCCGGACAGATTGGATTTTGGAAGCTTTGTGCCTATAAGGCGGCTGCGCAGGCTTGAGACAATATCCTGCGAAACTTCGTATGACACATCACCTTCAAGCAGCGAAAGCTCAAGGGAATCAAGCAGGTCTGAAACATCGCTTTCCGTTATTGTGATTTGGCTTGCAAACAAGGAAGTTATTGAGGAGACAATTCCAAGCTTTGGCTGCACTTTATGCTCCCCTGCCTGTTCCTTGAGGGCTTTTTTTGACATCCGCTCAAGCTGCTTGTCAGAAAGAGCCGAAGATGCTGATGGCTGGAATGAGTAGGGTGGCTGGATTTGTTTGGAATCTTCCTTGGGTGCGGATGTTTTGGCTTTCTGGTCTTTTGGCATTTCTGCCTTTTTGGTTTGCTGGCTTAGTTGTGCTTGTTCGACATATTGTTTTTTCTGGGCTTGGCTGGTTGGCAAAGATGCCTGTGCTTGCCGGACTTGGCTTGTTTGCCCCGGCTGTTTAGTGGTGGCTTGGGCTTTGGCATCAGA
Proteins encoded in this window:
- the ftsY gene encoding signal recognition particle-docking protein FtsY, translating into MSKKALKEQAGEHKVQPKLGIVSSITSLFASQITITESDVSDLLDSLELSLLEGDVSYEVSQDIVSSLRSRLIGTKLPKSNLSGSIQSIIREVLVKTMTPQCSFDLMESAKGAKKPYKILFVGPNGAGKTTTMAKLAKAFQAAGLSCVFAAADTFRAAAIEQLEVHAGRLGIHAVKSQYGADPASVAFDAIKYAQGHGIDAVLIDSSGRQDTNANLLAELKKIVRIASPDAKIYIGESLAGNSVVAQVGAFNQAIGLDAVILTKLDCDPKGGCAISITKATGVPVIFVGTGQSYSDLKKFNPDEIASELVAA